The proteins below come from a single bacterium genomic window:
- the dnaE gene encoding DNA polymerase III subunit alpha codes for MPQRDFVHLHLHTEYSLLDGSIKVDKLADQAHRFKMPAVAITDHGNLFGVVPFYKAMQKKGIKPIIGLETYVASGKLTEKGDTPASGETSHHLTLIASSNIGYKNLVKLSSAAYLEGFYYRPRIDKTILAEHNEGLIALSGCWSGEISSCLIRGDIEGARKALGFFLDLFGRDNFFIEIQNLGMPETHDMISRAVSLAKEEKANLVATNDCHFLNREDAEAHDVLLAIQTGKKVADTERMRFESSEMYFKSADEMSLLFKDIPEALENTQKIAERCMVTLDVDGRNFKLPRYPIPKEFSSSMQYLKDIAERGCREKNLWGEKSYEQRLAHELKVIEKMGFAGYFLIVKDIVDFAKRTGIPVGPGRGSAVGSLVLYALGITELDPLHYGLIFERFLNPDRITLPDIDIDFADDEREKVIHYIHERYGQENVARIITFDTMKAKAAIRDVGRAMDIPLGEVDKIAKLIPMNDSLEQARKSQKELAELIESDIRYQRLFKIAEKLEGVSRHASIHASGVVITPEPLTEFIPLYRASDGGVSTQFDMKAIDSMGILKLDILGLRTLSVIKMSERIVKERGGSLNCARIPFDDKKTFELLQRAETAGIFQLESRGMRDILRRLMPTSIEDISAVIAIYRPGPLGNIDIDDFCRRKNGQSEIKYLHPNLEPVLASTYGMFVYQEQVMQTARAIAGFSYVQADHLRRAMGKKIPELMAQMKEQFFEGAFKHGVDKKTTQEIYDQIEPFSGYGFNKSHSAGYAHISYATAYLKANFPLEFFTSLLTNEMGHSEAKMSQFITDAKQYGINILRPDINKSSYSFKIEDTSIRFGLGAVKNVGKGAAELIESENSKRHFKDFRDFLERTKGSVNRKCVEYLIKAGCFDSMDPNRELLLAHLIDEMARLNDKRGLLMEKQAGLFSSESAEKQQKQPVKSKEFKPSDFLNYEKDAFGFYLSGHPMEEYRDIYEGLDLTPIEEIDDNSDGKNLAVGGTVSARKAKRDKKGNEYSIITLRDFTGEIDVFVFARLYEQHRDILRTDEPIIFKGRASASEDDARPKLFSEEIIPFSGARARIKSVIVDLDEKTTREDLIVIKSLLSEFPGRCSVYLNVYTDKTGEKTKVLCRDSKVSPSPELIENLRRKPGVRKVKLHGTL; via the coding sequence ATGCCTCAAAGAGATTTCGTGCACTTGCACCTGCACACAGAATATAGTCTGCTTGATGGTTCAATTAAGGTTGACAAACTTGCTGACCAAGCCCACAGATTCAAAATGCCGGCAGTCGCGATTACCGATCATGGCAATCTATTTGGAGTTGTTCCATTCTACAAGGCAATGCAAAAAAAGGGAATAAAACCGATAATTGGTCTTGAAACCTACGTAGCTTCAGGAAAGCTTACGGAAAAGGGTGATACTCCCGCTTCAGGGGAAACTTCTCATCATCTAACGCTCATTGCATCTTCGAATATTGGATACAAGAATCTCGTGAAGCTTTCATCTGCAGCTTATCTTGAGGGTTTTTACTACAGACCCAGAATCGACAAAACCATCCTTGCAGAACACAACGAAGGTCTTATTGCTCTTTCAGGTTGCTGGTCCGGTGAGATTTCTTCATGTTTAATAAGAGGCGATATTGAAGGCGCAAGAAAAGCTCTCGGTTTTTTTCTTGATCTTTTCGGCAGGGACAACTTTTTCATAGAAATTCAGAATCTTGGAATGCCTGAAACACATGATATGATTTCCCGTGCGGTATCACTTGCAAAAGAGGAGAAAGCGAACCTTGTGGCAACCAACGATTGTCACTTTCTTAACCGCGAAGACGCTGAAGCTCATGACGTTCTTCTTGCAATTCAAACAGGGAAAAAAGTAGCTGACACCGAAAGAATGAGGTTCGAATCAAGTGAAATGTATTTTAAGTCTGCAGATGAGATGTCTCTTCTTTTCAAAGATATTCCTGAAGCTCTTGAAAATACTCAGAAAATTGCTGAAAGATGCATGGTCACTCTTGACGTTGATGGAAGAAACTTTAAATTACCAAGATATCCAATTCCTAAAGAGTTTTCATCGAGTATGCAGTATTTGAAGGACATCGCGGAAAGAGGTTGCAGGGAGAAGAATTTATGGGGAGAAAAAAGTTATGAACAACGTCTGGCTCACGAGCTCAAGGTCATTGAAAAAATGGGGTTCGCAGGCTACTTTCTTATCGTCAAAGACATCGTGGATTTCGCTAAACGAACAGGGATTCCTGTCGGGCCAGGTCGCGGATCAGCAGTTGGCAGTCTTGTACTTTACGCACTAGGTATAACAGAACTTGATCCTCTGCATTACGGGTTGATCTTTGAACGTTTTTTGAATCCTGATCGAATAACATTACCTGATATTGATATCGACTTTGCAGACGATGAAAGAGAGAAAGTGATTCACTATATACATGAACGCTACGGGCAGGAGAACGTTGCGCGCATAATCACATTTGACACTATGAAAGCCAAAGCAGCCATAAGAGACGTTGGTCGGGCAATGGACATTCCGCTAGGTGAAGTAGACAAAATCGCTAAGTTGATTCCTATGAATGACAGCCTTGAACAGGCACGCAAATCACAAAAAGAACTCGCCGAACTTATCGAGAGCGATATTCGATACCAAAGACTATTCAAGATTGCCGAAAAACTTGAAGGCGTATCCAGACACGCTTCCATTCATGCTTCAGGTGTTGTAATCACTCCAGAACCATTAACGGAATTTATACCTCTCTATAGAGCTTCCGATGGCGGAGTATCTACGCAATTCGACATGAAAGCTATTGATTCCATGGGTATATTGAAACTTGATATACTTGGATTACGTACTCTTTCTGTAATTAAGATGAGTGAAAGAATAGTAAAAGAAAGAGGGGGTTCTTTGAATTGCGCAAGAATTCCTTTCGATGATAAGAAAACATTCGAACTCCTGCAGAGAGCCGAAACGGCGGGCATTTTTCAGTTGGAAAGCAGAGGAATGAGAGACATACTCAGAAGGCTAATGCCTACTTCTATAGAGGATATCTCAGCTGTTATAGCCATTTACAGACCTGGACCTTTGGGAAATATTGACATCGACGATTTCTGCAGAAGGAAAAACGGTCAAAGCGAAATTAAGTATTTGCATCCTAACCTTGAACCCGTTCTCGCAAGCACTTATGGTATGTTCGTATACCAAGAGCAAGTAATGCAGACAGCTAGAGCTATTGCGGGCTTTTCTTACGTCCAGGCCGATCACCTCAGGAGGGCTATGGGTAAAAAAATACCGGAGTTGATGGCTCAGATGAAAGAGCAGTTTTTTGAAGGCGCTTTCAAACATGGGGTGGACAAAAAAACAACACAGGAAATATACGATCAAATTGAGCCTTTTTCCGGATACGGCTTCAACAAATCACACTCTGCGGGCTACGCGCATATATCATATGCGACCGCTTACCTAAAAGCTAACTTTCCTCTTGAGTTCTTTACTTCTCTTTTAACCAACGAAATGGGGCATTCAGAAGCAAAGATGTCCCAGTTTATAACCGACGCCAAACAATATGGAATCAATATTCTAAGACCAGACATCAACAAAAGCTCATACTCTTTCAAAATTGAAGATACTTCTATACGTTTTGGCTTAGGAGCCGTAAAGAACGTTGGCAAGGGAGCTGCAGAGCTCATTGAAAGCGAAAACTCAAAAAGACACTTTAAAGATTTCAGGGATTTTCTTGAACGCACGAAGGGATCGGTGAATCGAAAGTGCGTGGAATATCTAATTAAAGCTGGCTGTTTTGACTCAATGGATCCAAACAGGGAATTGCTTCTCGCTCATTTGATAGATGAAATGGCAAGATTAAACGACAAGCGTGGTCTGCTTATGGAGAAACAAGCCGGTCTCTTCTCGAGCGAATCGGCTGAAAAGCAACAAAAACAACCTGTAAAGTCAAAGGAATTCAAGCCTTCAGATTTTTTAAATTATGAAAAGGATGCTTTTGGTTTCTATTTGTCCGGTCACCCGATGGAGGAATATCGCGATATTTACGAAGGCTTGGATTTGACACCCATTGAAGAAATTGACGATAATTCAGATGGAAAGAATCTTGCCGTTGGAGGAACAGTCTCCGCAAGAAAAGCAAAAAGGGATAAGAAAGGGAACGAATACTCAATTATTACGTTAAGAGATTTTACAGGCGAGATTGATGTTTTTGTTTTTGCACGTCTTTATGAACAACACCGCGATATATTAAGAACGGACGAGCCTATCATCTTCAAAGGCAGAGCATCCGCATCAGAAGACGATGCAAGACCTAAATTATTTAGCGAAGAGATAATACCGTTTTCAGGCGCAAGAGCAAGAATAAAATCAGTAATAGTTGATCTTGATGAAAAAACAACAAGGGAAGACTTGATTGTCATTAAATCTCTTCTTTCTGAATTTCCTGGCCGCTGTTCGGTTTATCTCAACGTTTATACCGACAAAACAGGGGAAAAAACAAAGGTATTATGCCGAGACTCAAAAGTTTCTCCATCCCCAGAACTTATTGAAAATCTTCGGCGCAAGCCTGGGGTCCGCAAGGTTAAACTCCACGGGACATTGTAA
- a CDS encoding TIGR00725 family protein, which produces MPVSRSFQIGVIGARFCSPKISFIAEELGVLIAKEGWTVICGGHGGVMEAACKGAYEVGGVTIGILPESNEAKANPYLTHVIKTGMAEARNVIIVQTSDALVAVDGKYGTLSEIALALARKKRVLGIETWNIPGVEEVGGPEQAVLRIKEILSE; this is translated from the coding sequence ATGCCTGTGAGCCGAAGTTTTCAAATAGGCGTCATAGGTGCAAGGTTTTGCTCACCTAAGATTTCTTTTATTGCCGAAGAATTGGGGGTTCTAATTGCCAAAGAAGGATGGACGGTGATTTGCGGCGGTCACGGCGGAGTTATGGAAGCCGCTTGCAAAGGCGCATATGAGGTGGGTGGTGTAACTATCGGGATTCTCCCTGAATCAAACGAGGCAAAGGCTAACCCTTATCTTACACATGTGATAAAAACCGGAATGGCCGAGGCTCGCAACGTAATAATAGTTCAAACTTCAGATGCCCTGGTTGCTGTTGACGGCAAATATGGAACCCTTTCTGAGATTGCACTTGCTCTTGCCCGAAAGAAGCGCGTATTAGGGATCGAAACATGGAATATACCCGGTGTGGAAGAGGTAGGTGGACCTGAACAAGCAGTACTAAGGATCAAGGAGATTTTAAGTGAGTGA
- a CDS encoding acylphosphatase produces MSDARLHVVIQGLVQGVSFRYFTIRLAERLNLTGWVRNVGSDKVETIAEGKEDSLKAFLDELRIGPPSARVTKVDVEWEKPTFEFEGFRVAYEEW; encoded by the coding sequence GTGAGTGATGCAAGACTTCATGTTGTTATTCAAGGGCTCGTGCAGGGCGTTAGCTTCCGCTACTTCACAATCCGACTGGCTGAAAGACTTAATTTAACGGGATGGGTCCGAAACGTCGGAAGCGATAAGGTAGAAACAATCGCGGAGGGGAAGGAGGATTCGCTTAAAGCATTTCTCGATGAGTTAAGGATTGGGCCGCCATCGGCAAGGGTTACGAAGGTAGACGTGGAGTGGGAAAAGCCTACATTCGAGTTCGAGGGCTTCCGCGTCGCCTACGAGGAATGGTGA
- the hpt gene encoding hypoxanthine phosphoribosyltransferase, whose amino-acid sequence MEQKPRIIPLLSAERIAERVSELAAEISEDYAGKNPIMIGILRGAWVFLADLSRAMTIPHHADFVQLSSYGSGTTSSKDVQVLKDIQSGIKARHVILVEDIVDTGYSLSKLINLLKDREPASLAVCSLLDKPQRREVEVHIDYLGFSVPNKFIVGYGLDWDDRFRHLPYVGVLEFEK is encoded by the coding sequence ATGGAACAAAAGCCTAGGATAATCCCGCTTTTGAGCGCGGAGAGAATTGCCGAAAGAGTTTCTGAACTGGCGGCTGAGATTTCGGAGGACTACGCGGGCAAAAACCCAATCATGATAGGAATACTTCGGGGTGCATGGGTATTTCTGGCTGATCTGTCAAGAGCTATGACGATTCCTCACCACGCCGACTTTGTTCAGCTTTCAAGCTATGGTTCTGGAACCACTTCTTCAAAGGACGTGCAAGTTCTTAAAGATATACAGTCAGGAATCAAAGCACGGCATGTCATACTTGTCGAAGATATCGTGGATACTGGATATTCTCTGTCAAAACTTATCAATCTGCTGAAGGATAGAGAACCTGCATCTCTTGCCGTATGTTCCTTGCTTGATAAGCCTCAGCGAAGGGAAGTCGAGGTACATATTGATTATCTTGGGTTTTCGGTACCTAACAAGTTTATTGTCGGCTATGGACTCGACTGGGATGACCGTTTCAGGCATCTTCCCTATGTCGGCGTACTCGAGTTCGAAAAATGA
- a CDS encoding NAD-dependent epimerase/dehydratase family protein: protein MKKRSILITGGAGFVGSHLVESLIEKGETNVTVVDKLIYPGRLDTLPNSIRKDPGFRFVRGDAGSKRLVSPLLKEVDSVVHLAAETHVDRSILEIESFVQNDFVSTAHLYEALSRSKVQRIIQISTSEVYGSAQKTPMDEHHPLAPQSPYAATKAAADRLAYSFFRTYRLPVVILRLFNMYGPRQHPEKLIPFFTTNAILGLPLYVYGDGEAERDWLWVKDGVALIEAGLQMENYASIIGKEINGGTGRSFSINWIGEKILERLKKPKRLLKTHNDRPGHVVKLIASSERAKNILGWSAEKRFEEGLSETIDWYKNNPGFWKVRRNDGRFKEYTKSWYGKEL, encoded by the coding sequence ATGAAAAAAAGGAGTATACTCATTACTGGTGGCGCTGGATTCGTTGGTTCGCATCTCGTTGAATCCCTTATTGAAAAGGGCGAAACTAATGTCACGGTCGTTGATAAGCTCATCTATCCCGGGCGTCTGGATACTCTTCCTAACTCGATACGCAAAGATCCAGGTTTTCGTTTCGTTAGAGGTGATGCAGGTTCGAAAAGACTAGTTTCACCTTTGCTTAAAGAGGTTGATTCAGTCGTCCATCTTGCCGCAGAGACGCATGTTGACCGTTCGATACTTGAGATTGAATCATTTGTACAGAACGATTTTGTGTCAACGGCTCATCTCTACGAAGCTCTGTCGCGTTCCAAAGTCCAGCGGATTATTCAAATATCAACCAGTGAGGTTTACGGATCTGCTCAAAAAACACCCATGGATGAACATCATCCTCTTGCTCCGCAATCACCTTATGCGGCTACAAAAGCAGCTGCGGATCGTCTTGCATATTCGTTCTTCAGAACGTATAGGCTGCCTGTAGTAATTCTAAGGCTTTTTAACATGTACGGTCCTCGCCAACACCCGGAAAAACTGATTCCTTTTTTTACAACAAATGCAATTCTTGGGCTTCCTTTGTACGTATACGGCGACGGAGAAGCAGAACGGGACTGGTTGTGGGTCAAAGACGGTGTAGCCCTTATTGAAGCAGGGCTTCAGATGGAAAATTATGCTTCTATTATAGGCAAAGAGATAAACGGGGGAACAGGCAGGAGCTTTTCCATCAACTGGATAGGTGAGAAAATTCTTGAGCGGCTTAAAAAACCTAAAAGATTACTCAAGACCCACAACGATAGACCAGGTCATGTCGTTAAGTTGATAGCATCGTCTGAAAGAGCTAAGAATATACTTGGTTGGTCTGCCGAAAAGAGATTTGAAGAAGGGCTATCTGAAACAATAGACTGGTACAAAAACAATCCCGGATTCTGGAAAGTGCGAAGGAATGATGGAAGATTTAAAGAATATACAAAATCATGGTACGGCAAGGAACTATGA
- a CDS encoding 3-isopropylmalate dehydratase small subunit → MDSVKGKAWIFPDDVNTDVIYPGRYMKVTDAEETPQYLFETVYPDFRTKAKPGDVIVAGKYFGCGSSREQAATAIRYFGIGCVVAESFARIFYRNAINLGLPIAIVPDVRKHVSEGDEIEVNLAKGTLKNKTTGKEISFEPLPAFILDLLGQGGLIPATRKKLGIE, encoded by the coding sequence ATGGATTCTGTAAAAGGCAAAGCATGGATATTCCCCGACGACGTCAACACCGACGTTATCTATCCAGGTCGCTACATGAAGGTAACGGATGCCGAAGAGACCCCGCAGTACCTCTTTGAAACGGTCTACCCGGATTTTCGTACTAAGGCAAAACCTGGCGATGTCATCGTCGCAGGCAAATACTTCGGTTGCGGTTCCTCCAGGGAGCAGGCGGCCACTGCTATCCGCTACTTCGGTATCGGTTGTGTCGTGGCTGAATCATTCGCACGCATATTCTACAGGAACGCCATCAACCTCGGCTTGCCTATCGCAATAGTACCTGATGTCCGCAAGCATGTCTCAGAAGGCGATGAAATAGAGGTGAATCTGGCAAAAGGCACGCTCAAAAATAAAACAACCGGAAAAGAAATCTCATTCGAACCACTTCCTGCCTTTATTCTGGATCTTCTCGGTCAGGGCGGGCTGATACCGGCTACGAGGAAGAAACTGGGAATTGAATAG
- a CDS encoding dTDP-4-dehydrorhamnose 3,5-epimerase, which translates to MKSSIEGVQIKALKVIPDERGWLMEILRSDDFFFEKFGQAYLSVVYPDAIKGWHYHHIQRDNLCVIRGMAKLVMYDSRPESSTKGNLMELFVGDRNALLVSIPPGVAHGMKGIGTEPAFFINIPTELYNYDEPDEFRINPHSGEIPYDWSKRDG; encoded by the coding sequence ATGAAATCAAGTATTGAAGGTGTTCAGATCAAGGCACTTAAGGTAATTCCTGATGAACGTGGCTGGCTTATGGAGATATTGAGATCGGATGACTTTTTTTTCGAAAAGTTTGGCCAGGCTTACCTTTCTGTTGTTTATCCTGATGCGATTAAGGGTTGGCATTATCATCATATTCAAAGAGATAATTTGTGTGTCATTAGAGGCATGGCTAAACTCGTAATGTACGATTCAAGACCAGAATCTTCAACAAAAGGTAATCTGATGGAGTTATTTGTTGGAGACAGGAATGCGTTGCTCGTATCTATTCCTCCGGGTGTAGCGCATGGCATGAAAGGGATAGGAACTGAACCTGCCTTTTTTATCAATATACCTACGGAGCTGTATAATTATGATGAGCCTGATGAGTTCCGAATTAATCCCCACTCCGGGGAGATTCCTTATGACTGGTCGAAGAGGGATGGATGA
- a CDS encoding protein-L-isoaspartate(D-aspartate) O-methyltransferase: MSDFSIQARKLQEILISKGIDNQKVLEAFSKVPRHLFVPKEFEHKAYLDLSLPIGKGQTISAPSTMAFMLQNINIIQTDKVLEIGTGSGFQTALLTKLGKEIFSIERNLELVKEVEKKLVAANCGVAHLRAGDGMLGWSEHAPYDAIIVSAGASEIPNALIDQLKIGGRIVIPLKGKINLIIKSSHGVRIRELADCNFVPLLPGHTK; the protein is encoded by the coding sequence GTGTCGGATTTCAGCATTCAGGCAAGAAAACTCCAGGAGATTCTGATATCGAAAGGAATAGATAACCAAAAAGTGCTTGAGGCTTTCAGCAAAGTACCGCGTCACCTTTTTGTCCCAAAAGAGTTCGAACACAAAGCCTACCTTGACTTATCTCTTCCAATCGGTAAAGGTCAAACCATATCTGCTCCCTCCACAATGGCTTTTATGCTGCAAAATATTAACATAATCCAAACCGATAAAGTTCTGGAAATCGGTACTGGATCTGGTTTCCAGACAGCTCTATTAACGAAACTAGGAAAAGAAATTTTTTCGATTGAACGAAATCTCGAACTTGTCAAAGAAGTTGAGAAGAAACTAGTTGCGGCAAACTGCGGGGTTGCACATCTTAGAGCAGGCGATGGAATGCTGGGCTGGTCAGAACATGCTCCTTACGATGCAATAATCGTCAGCGCAGGTGCAAGCGAAATACCTAATGCACTTATAGATCAACTAAAGATCGGCGGAAGAATAGTTATTCCATTAAAAGGTAAAATAAATCTCATTATTAAAAGTTCTCATGGAGTACGCATTCGGGAACTTGCGGACTGTAATTTCGTCCCTCTTCTTCCTGGTCATACAAAATAA
- a CDS encoding 3-isopropylmalate dehydratase large subunit yields MTSPQTLAEKILAKKSGQKEVHAGQIVSGKVDVAMSHENGRMVKLSFEKIGVKKVWDPDKIMIIFDHRVPAESERTAAGQKELREFVRAQGIKNFYDINIGVCHQVLVEEGFSRPGILLVGTDSHTTTAGALGAFATGIGATEMAAVWATGELWLLVPESLKFVVDGKLPKGVYAKDVILNIIATIGADGADYKAIEFTGSTISAMDISSRMVLSNLAMEAGAKVAFVEPDEITEEWVKPRARGHYEMLKADPDATYLSENHIDAAKLVPQVACPHGVDNVKPLTDVQGTKIHQAVIGSCTNGRLDDLREAAKILKGKKVHKEVRLLVVPASWKVFSDALKEGIIETLVDSGAVLVNAGCGPCLGAHEGCLAPGEVAIASTNRNFQGRMGSAEAFVYLASPASVAASALEGVITDPRKYMEA; encoded by the coding sequence ATGACGAGTCCGCAGACTCTAGCCGAAAAAATCCTTGCAAAAAAGTCAGGGCAGAAGGAAGTTCACGCTGGTCAGATAGTTTCAGGAAAAGTGGATGTTGCCATGTCGCACGAAAACGGTCGCATGGTCAAGCTGTCTTTTGAGAAGATAGGCGTAAAGAAGGTCTGGGATCCTGACAAGATAATGATCATTTTCGATCACCGCGTTCCCGCGGAATCTGAACGCACCGCCGCTGGTCAGAAGGAGCTTCGCGAGTTCGTAAGGGCCCAGGGCATCAAGAACTTCTACGACATCAACATCGGAGTCTGTCACCAGGTGCTTGTAGAAGAAGGCTTTTCACGCCCTGGTATCCTTCTCGTAGGCACCGATTCACACACGACAACGGCAGGCGCCCTTGGGGCTTTTGCAACCGGCATCGGCGCCACAGAGATGGCGGCGGTATGGGCGACCGGCGAACTCTGGCTGCTTGTACCCGAAAGCCTCAAATTCGTAGTGGACGGCAAGCTCCCTAAGGGCGTGTATGCAAAGGACGTGATACTCAACATCATCGCAACGATCGGAGCCGACGGCGCCGACTACAAGGCGATAGAGTTCACAGGTTCCACAATCTCGGCAATGGACATCTCATCCCGCATGGTACTTTCTAATCTAGCGATGGAGGCCGGAGCAAAGGTCGCTTTCGTGGAACCCGACGAGATAACTGAAGAGTGGGTTAAGCCGCGTGCCAGAGGGCACTACGAGATGCTGAAAGCCGATCCTGACGCTACATATCTTTCAGAGAATCACATAGACGCTGCAAAACTAGTGCCTCAGGTAGCTTGTCCCCATGGAGTAGATAATGTTAAGCCCCTCACCGACGTCCAGGGGACCAAGATACATCAAGCCGTAATAGGTTCATGCACTAACGGCAGACTCGATGACCTCCGCGAAGCTGCGAAGATACTCAAGGGCAAGAAGGTTCATAAAGAAGTCCGACTCCTTGTAGTTCCCGCGTCATGGAAAGTCTTCTCAGACGCTCTAAAAGAAGGCATCATAGAAACCCTGGTCGATTCGGGCGCCGTCCTCGTAAATGCCGGATGCGGTCCATGTCTTGGCGCTCATGAGGGTTGTCTTGCTCCAGGCGAGGTCGCAATTGCCTCGACCAATCGCAACTTCCAGGGGCGTATGGGCTCGGCCGAAGCCTTCGTTTACCTTGCATCCCCTGCATCTGTCGCGGCATCGGCTTTGGAAGGTGTGATTACCGACCCGCGCAAATATATGGAGGCATAA
- a CDS encoding oxaloacetate decarboxylase: MKKTTQLKKMINERRAVVAPGCYDVLSAKLIEEAGFELTQASGFGISACLLGKPDVGLLGWNEMLDMTWRIAQEVNIPVMGDGDTGFGNALNVIRTVQDFIQVGAAGFNIEDQVFPKRCGHMEGKQIVSEEEMVLKIEAAVEARKKLDPDFVINARTDAIAISGYEDAIKRANAYAKAGADMIFLEAPTSKEMILDAVKRINAPVSVNLFDSVVGGKTPLIPVEELKAIGVARISVPVGTMFVVVKALREYLFVLKERGIMPDRTDLLCTFAEFKKVVGLPEYTELEKRFLPKSVVSQKYGAK; encoded by the coding sequence GTGAAAAAAACCACTCAATTAAAGAAGATGATAAACGAGCGCAGGGCGGTTGTTGCCCCTGGTTGCTATGATGTACTTAGTGCAAAACTAATCGAGGAAGCAGGGTTCGAGCTTACCCAGGCTTCAGGATTCGGAATATCAGCATGCCTCTTAGGAAAACCGGACGTCGGGCTTCTGGGATGGAACGAGATGCTCGATATGACGTGGCGCATCGCGCAGGAAGTCAATATCCCCGTTATGGGTGACGGCGATACAGGCTTTGGAAACGCTCTTAACGTGATTCGAACCGTTCAGGATTTCATCCAGGTCGGAGCTGCTGGTTTCAACATAGAAGACCAGGTTTTTCCCAAGCGCTGCGGCCATATGGAGGGTAAGCAGATAGTGTCTGAGGAGGAGATGGTTCTTAAAATCGAGGCTGCAGTTGAGGCAAGAAAGAAGCTGGATCCTGATTTCGTCATCAATGCACGGACGGATGCAATCGCTATTTCCGGCTACGAGGATGCGATAAAGCGAGCGAACGCCTATGCTAAAGCCGGAGCCGATATGATCTTCCTGGAAGCACCCACGAGTAAGGAGATGATCCTCGATGCGGTGAAGCGCATAAACGCACCTGTATCAGTCAATCTCTTCGATTCAGTAGTCGGCGGCAAGACACCGCTCATCCCGGTAGAAGAACTCAAAGCCATTGGTGTCGCCCGTATCTCGGTACCGGTTGGAACCATGTTCGTGGTCGTCAAGGCGCTTCGTGAATACCTGTTCGTTCTCAAGGAGCGCGGGATAATGCCGGACAGAACCGATCTTTTATGCACTTTTGCCGAGTTCAAGAAAGTAGTCGGACTGCCTGAATATACGGAACTCGAGAAGCGTTTCCTGCCGAAGTCGGTCGTTAGCCAGAAATACGGAGCTAAATAG